The following proteins come from a genomic window of Alicyclobacillus dauci:
- a CDS encoding IS4 family transposase — translation MDKDSTKSVFAEYVLPLNVSSILQELDHLKLDRYVKKLGVIPFIRLIVFAQVNQIPSLTDISLELEANESLQKELALDSISASQLSRKLRETPSTFLDFVFRQCVEQITRQVGIKRANEKLRRINLVDSSTISMCLSQYPWAEFRRTKAGVKLHLRLVFLDHQVAPDKVILTPAKPADKTQMDALVVVEPDALNVFDRGYVDYRKFDAYCANKTKFVTRLKDNAVIHEVIEERTVPDDSPVTREALVRLGSYPNYVMKYTLRLIETTDSEGKRVVILTNDMAMDAEQICDVYRKRWQIELFFKWVKQHLVLKRLYGKSENAVYNQLLIALITYCLLILIQAKVSHNGKLLDVYKCLRLYWERSFSEFVKALYKSPGRTSKGRRRCKVDNIFEQTVRQYIDGETEHLETVTYDLI, via the coding sequence ATGGACAAGGATTCCACAAAATCTGTGTTTGCGGAATATGTTCTTCCGCTGAACGTCAGTTCCATATTGCAGGAATTAGATCATCTCAAGCTCGATCGGTACGTCAAGAAGCTCGGCGTTATTCCATTCATTAGGCTCATCGTCTTCGCCCAGGTCAACCAGATCCCGTCCCTGACGGATATCAGTTTAGAGCTGGAAGCCAATGAATCCCTTCAGAAGGAATTGGCGCTGGATTCTATTAGTGCCTCACAGTTATCCAGGAAGTTGCGGGAAACTCCTTCAACATTTTTGGATTTCGTTTTCCGTCAATGCGTTGAACAGATTACGCGTCAGGTCGGCATAAAGCGAGCGAATGAGAAGCTCAGACGGATTAACCTGGTTGACTCATCAACCATTTCAATGTGTCTCTCGCAGTATCCATGGGCAGAGTTTCGCAGGACCAAAGCCGGTGTGAAATTGCACTTGCGTTTGGTGTTTCTAGACCACCAAGTCGCGCCGGACAAGGTGATTCTCACACCTGCCAAACCTGCAGACAAAACGCAGATGGATGCGTTGGTGGTCGTGGAGCCCGATGCGCTCAACGTCTTCGACCGTGGCTATGTGGATTACCGAAAGTTCGATGCGTACTGTGCAAACAAAACAAAGTTTGTCACGCGGCTCAAAGACAACGCGGTCATTCACGAAGTCATTGAGGAACGAACCGTGCCGGACGATTCACCAGTCACCAGAGAAGCCTTGGTGCGCTTGGGGAGTTACCCAAATTACGTTATGAAGTACACCCTGCGGTTGATTGAAACCACGGACAGTGAAGGCAAGCGCGTCGTGATTCTGACGAACGACATGGCGATGGATGCGGAGCAAATCTGCGACGTGTATCGAAAGCGTTGGCAAATCGAGTTGTTTTTTAAATGGGTCAAGCAACATCTCGTACTCAAGCGGCTCTACGGCAAGAGTGAAAATGCCGTGTATAACCAACTGCTGATTGCGCTGATTACATACTGCCTGTTGATTCTTATACAGGCGAAGGTGTCCCATAACGGCAAGCTGCTCGACGTCTACAAATGTTTACGTCTTTACTGGGAGCGAAGCTTTTCGGAGTTTGTGAAGGCGTTGTACAAGAGCCCAGGTCGAACATCCAAGGGCAGACGACGATGCAAGGTGGACAACATCTTCGAGCAAACGGTGCGGCAGTACATAGACGGTGAAACGGAGCATCTCGAGACCGTGACCTACGACCTAATATAA
- a CDS encoding DUF1653 domain-containing protein translates to MQRNRTSIIIRLNHRFSINQILKSDKGAHSNMTPEERIQSLHPGQQFKHYKGGIYTYIHMARHCETEEWFVIYETSHGDVWIRPYDMFFETVMIDGKQVPRFKEL, encoded by the coding sequence TTGCAACGAAACCGTACCTCTATCATTATTAGGCTAAACCACCGTTTCTCCATCAATCAGATTTTGAAATCAGACAAAGGAGCTCATTCGAATATGACACCAGAAGAACGAATTCAGTCCCTTCATCCCGGACAACAATTTAAGCACTACAAAGGGGGCATCTATACGTATATACATATGGCCCGACATTGTGAAACGGAAGAATGGTTTGTCATCTACGAAACATCACACGGTGACGTTTGGATACGCCCATACGACATGTTTTTTGAGACCGTGATGATAGATGGAAAACAAGTACCGCGGTTTAAAGAACTGTAG